The Candidatus Eisenbacteria bacterium genome includes a window with the following:
- a CDS encoding NAD(P)/FAD-dependent oxidoreductase — MGGDERPGAHLLIEGGQVTRTQRILVLGGGVGGLVVANDLRKRLPARHEIVLVNREETFVFAPSLLWLLVGARRPEQISRPLRRLLRRGVTVTTGEIESIAADRREVVVGGRTLSADYLVVALGAATSGGAIPGLVDGGHDLYSLTGVIAFRDGLASLKRGRIAILTAAPAYRCPAAPYEAAMLVEAACRARRVREHVQVDMFTAEPGPMGVAGPQVSAAVRQMVEGKGINYHPEHQVTRVDPSARTIQFSNGAAASYDLLGFVPPHHVPQVVSRSGLCAEGGWIEVDRHTFATRFPNVYAIGDVTSVPLKMGKPLPKAGVFAHSAAQVVAKNIVRAITGRGAEARFTGFGECFIEAGDGKAGFGKGDFYGEPLPTVAVQAPSRRWHLGKVLLEQSWLRGWM, encoded by the coding sequence ATGGGTGGCGACGAGCGACCGGGTGCTCATCTTCTGATCGAGGGAGGACAGGTGACACGAACGCAACGCATTCTCGTGTTGGGTGGGGGTGTTGGAGGGCTCGTGGTCGCCAACGACCTGCGAAAGCGCCTCCCCGCGCGCCACGAGATCGTGCTCGTCAACCGTGAGGAGACATTCGTCTTCGCACCTTCGTTACTCTGGCTGCTAGTCGGAGCCCGCCGCCCCGAGCAGATCTCGCGGCCGCTTCGGCGGCTGTTGCGCCGCGGCGTCACGGTGACGACGGGCGAGATCGAAAGCATCGCTGCCGACCGCCGGGAGGTCGTGGTGGGCGGGAGGACGTTGAGCGCCGACTACCTCGTGGTCGCACTCGGCGCCGCCACCTCGGGCGGCGCGATCCCCGGCCTGGTGGACGGCGGCCACGATCTCTACTCACTCACGGGGGTGATCGCATTCCGGGACGGCCTGGCCTCCCTGAAACGCGGACGCATCGCGATCCTCACCGCGGCACCGGCCTACCGCTGCCCGGCTGCCCCGTACGAGGCGGCCATGCTGGTCGAAGCCGCCTGCCGCGCGCGGCGAGTTCGCGAGCATGTCCAGGTCGACATGTTCACCGCGGAGCCTGGCCCGATGGGCGTCGCGGGGCCCCAAGTCTCGGCGGCTGTTCGCCAGATGGTCGAGGGCAAGGGAATCAACTACCACCCCGAGCATCAGGTGACTCGTGTCGACCCGTCTGCGCGCACCATCCAGTTCTCCAATGGAGCGGCCGCGTCCTACGACTTGCTCGGATTCGTTCCGCCGCATCACGTGCCCCAGGTGGTGAGCAGATCGGGTCTGTGCGCGGAGGGCGGATGGATCGAAGTGGATCGCCACACTTTCGCGACCCGCTTTCCAAACGTCTACGCCATCGGCGACGTCACCTCGGTCCCGCTCAAGATGGGCAAGCCGCTTCCGAAGGCGGGCGTCTTCGCGCACTCCGCGGCCCAGGTGGTCGCCAAGAACATCGTTCGAGCGATCACCGGCCGCGGGGCCGAGGCTCGCTTCACCGGGTTCGGCGAGTGCTTCATCGAGGCGGGCGACGGGAAGGCCGGATTTGGGAAGGGCGACTTCTATGGCGAGCCGCTGCCCACCGTCGCTGTCCAGGCCCCGTCCCGTCGCTGGCATCTCGGCAAGGTGTTGCTTGAGCAATCCTGGCTCCGAGGCTGGATGTAG